Proteins from a genomic interval of Papaver somniferum cultivar HN1 chromosome 4, ASM357369v1, whole genome shotgun sequence:
- the LOC113273969 gene encoding organelle RRM domain-containing protein 1, chloroplastic-like isoform X3 yields MDTDEKKAQMCIYNASWETHFGFCCDIDKAASHELSGLPEVLFVRPDRDFESAEKDYSLENVQLGGVWNLSAGTSRLFSEGNSKNWLVRMEKATVEVVTKAQMVDYYTQILSRSVPAAIVSF; encoded by the exons ATGGACACAGA TGAAAAGAAAGCTCAAATGTGCATTTACAATGCTTCATGGGAAACCCATTTTGGTTTTTGTTGCGATATTGATAAAGCGGCTTCTCATGAGCTCTCTG GCTTGCCGGAAGTGTTATTCGTTAGGCCTGACCGGGATTTTGAATCTGCGGAGAAGGATTACAGTTTAGAAAATGTTCAATTGGGTGGTGTGTGGAATTTAAGTGCTGGAACATCTCGGTTGTTTTCGGAGGGGAATTCTAAGAATTGGTTAGTTAGAATGGAAAAAGCTACTGTTGAAGTTGTTACAAAAGCGCAAATGGTGGATTACTATACTCAAATACTATCAAG GTCAGTCCCAGCTGCTATTGTGTCCTTTTAG
- the LOC113273969 gene encoding organelle RRM domain-containing protein 1, chloroplastic-like isoform X1 yields the protein MDTDEKKAQMCIYNASWETHFGFCCDIDKAASHELSGLPEVLFVRPDRDFESAEKDYSLENVQLGGVWNLSAGTSRLFSEGNSKNWLVRMEKATVEVVTKAQMVDYYTQILSRFWESQSQLLLCPFRWILWLVPMLL from the exons ATGGACACAGA TGAAAAGAAAGCTCAAATGTGCATTTACAATGCTTCATGGGAAACCCATTTTGGTTTTTGTTGCGATATTGATAAAGCGGCTTCTCATGAGCTCTCTG GCTTGCCGGAAGTGTTATTCGTTAGGCCTGACCGGGATTTTGAATCTGCGGAGAAGGATTACAGTTTAGAAAATGTTCAATTGGGTGGTGTGTGGAATTTAAGTGCTGGAACATCTCGGTTGTTTTCGGAGGGGAATTCTAAGAATTGGTTAGTTAGAATGGAAAAAGCTACTGTTGAAGTTGTTACAAAAGCGCAAATGGTGGATTACTATACTCAAATACTATCAAGGTTTTGGGAAA GTCAGTCCCAGCTGCTATTGTGTCCTTTTAGATGGATTTTATGGTTAGTGCCCATGCTATTGTGA
- the LOC113273969 gene encoding organelle RRM domain-containing protein 1, chloroplastic-like isoform X2, producing MDSEKKAQMCIYNASWETHFGFCCDIDKAASHELSGLPEVLFVRPDRDFESAEKDYSLENVQLGGVWNLSAGTSRLFSEGNSKNWLVRMEKATVEVVTKAQMVDYYTQILSRFWESQSQLLLCPFRWILWLVPMLL from the exons ATGGATAG TGAAAAGAAAGCTCAAATGTGCATTTACAATGCTTCATGGGAAACCCATTTTGGTTTTTGTTGCGATATTGATAAAGCGGCTTCTCATGAGCTCTCTG GCTTGCCGGAAGTGTTATTCGTTAGGCCTGACCGGGATTTTGAATCTGCGGAGAAGGATTACAGTTTAGAAAATGTTCAATTGGGTGGTGTGTGGAATTTAAGTGCTGGAACATCTCGGTTGTTTTCGGAGGGGAATTCTAAGAATTGGTTAGTTAGAATGGAAAAAGCTACTGTTGAAGTTGTTACAAAAGCGCAAATGGTGGATTACTATACTCAAATACTATCAAGGTTTTGGGAAA GTCAGTCCCAGCTGCTATTGTGTCCTTTTAGATGGATTTTATGGTTAGTGCCCATGCTATTGTGA